Proteins encoded together in one Bradyrhizobium sp. PSBB068 window:
- a CDS encoding branched-chain amino acid ABC transporter permease encodes MDLDALASCFVSPACLVTQTTSGLIIGMLLFLVAVGLTLIFGVLKVVNFSHGAFYMFGAYFAMTAYQLTGSFALSILAGAAGTAILGLIFERVFMSRVYGRDVLMQLLVCYAFVLIFDDVVRMIWGPEFKSMGMPAAFQVPPLFIAGGVVPPYYLLLIGVALAAAAVLGLGLARSRIGKVIRAAAHNPGMVSALGINTGLIYGGVFALGGMLAGLAGALAAPVRSLTPGMGFSVLIESFIVTVIGGMGSILGALIGALLIGLIRSFGSLGFPLFTEGLMYLFMVIVLVSRPTGLFGKEVA; translated from the coding sequence GTGGACCTCGACGCGCTTGCCAGTTGCTTCGTCAGCCCCGCTTGCCTGGTGACCCAGACCACCAGCGGGCTGATCATCGGCATGCTGCTGTTTCTCGTCGCCGTCGGGCTGACCCTGATTTTCGGCGTGCTCAAGGTGGTCAATTTCAGCCACGGCGCCTTCTATATGTTCGGCGCCTATTTCGCGATGACGGCCTATCAGCTCACCGGCAGCTTCGCGCTGTCGATCCTGGCTGGCGCCGCCGGCACCGCGATCCTCGGCCTGATCTTCGAGCGCGTATTCATGAGCCGGGTCTACGGCCGCGACGTGTTGATGCAGTTGTTGGTCTGCTACGCCTTCGTGCTGATCTTCGACGACGTCGTCCGCATGATCTGGGGACCTGAATTCAAGTCGATGGGCATGCCGGCCGCGTTCCAGGTTCCGCCGCTCTTCATCGCCGGCGGCGTGGTGCCGCCGTATTACCTGTTGCTGATCGGCGTGGCGCTCGCAGCGGCCGCGGTTCTCGGACTGGGACTGGCGCGTTCCCGGATCGGCAAGGTGATCCGCGCGGCGGCGCATAATCCCGGCATGGTCTCGGCACTCGGCATCAACACCGGGCTGATCTACGGCGGCGTGTTCGCGCTCGGCGGCATGCTGGCGGGGTTGGCCGGAGCTCTGGCCGCGCCGGTGCGTTCGCTGACGCCGGGCATGGGTTTCTCGGTTCTGATCGAGTCCTTCATCGTCACCGTGATCGGCGGCATGGGCTCGATCCTGGGCGCCCTGATCGGTGCGCTGCTGATCGGCTTGATCCGCTCGTTCGGCTCGCTCGGCTTTCCGCTGTTCACCGAGGGGCTGATGTACCTCTTCATGGTGATTGTGCTGGTGTCGCGTCCGACCGGCCTGTTCGGCAAGGAGGTCGCATG